The DNA segment ttgtgcgtatctctggtctgaacggtggtttgatattgccatcacagactgtatgccatataaatgatctatcagctgtttgcaatcagtaatgggttgtgtggcgagagccattctaacttgatacggtagcttctttaaaataatacttgctaatgccgattcattaatgggctcgctcaattgagaatttttaaactgtagggcagtgacgaaagtggtacatgcaccgtctaagttagggttgaaatcgcatgatataatgtccgctagcacgtccaactgtttacttctgctccaatactgttccaggaagacagctacaaactcatccaatgatgtaaattcatggactctactccgaaagaacatcaggggttcgccaatcaataaactagtcaaacgaagacgccaaaaattccaagaggtaggtgcaagagtttgtactaattttatctgatcaatgaatggttgaggttgcaaatggcgatcagtgttatcaaattttcctagtccttgtaatatactatgtacgttgaggttgtctgtttgaattccttgaggttgttgttgaatatgattttccaatgctattattttttcctgtgttatctgccattgactatcatgtgtaattttatttgcgtttatttcttgatttagttgagtcagagtggatttctgaattagtagagttccattaaagctttacaggtttcagtgttttgattgatgctaccttgcagttggttcatttttgtggacatattaatctgtttgttttgtatttctttaatattgttaatatttttgtcaactgtagttgttaagttttgattggcaacggtaatttgtttgtggatttcttggtggcaatcggccttaatgttatttgttatatcctgaataggtgtagtgatttgtgtatttaagttgtctatcctttcattgagttcacatgtaaccgtatctaacctttccgataatcctgccgtaactttatcctgactttctttttgtagggttatcattgcttttaactcttccctatgactctctactttagtttcaatattatccaaccgttgttctactgattttatagcgcctgtggtctctttcataccctgttccactgtctgtttattttcctcttttactgtagcaatctcctttttaatctcctgcatcatactatccattgttttttgtaacataatgttgaaagtgctactcgtttgttccattattaccttttgaagcggatctagttctgtggttgaaaatatactttgtttgcccaggtgtgactcggcctccggcgatgcgggttctgcagactgctcctcgcccccttcaaagttgatctctactatccgttgattcaaggtgtgtcagcggcgtcgattcgagtggaggatagaggttgcagacctggtggatcgaagactatcgacccgacgcttcctggttccctttctcgtggcgtattggcatctaccgtggtggggtttgatgtgctcggagtcgacaaagtgggatctgtgcaaccgccgtacatatatgaaacttcagagtttgcgggagtgtgattcattatgtcaaatgtgataaatgctaattaaacagtgataaaaatgataagcgaaaatgcttaaaaaagagacacaaccgggacttacagtgaacagtgatgtgtaaagtgtttggatactcttacaaccaggtatttatacttaagttttttacaatgctctagcgccctcaatgttttgttgatttatttttggctagtttacagctgcgacttattttccaaccggcttaaacacctaatatatttttgactagaaagtaatagcagtttaggcttataaaatataatctctctctataaacatgtaatttttcacagtactaataatataaaattttctttaaaacatataatttctctctacttaaagctcttgtttccccaaaaagtaatacaaatattccttcgccagttttcctcacaactcgtataagttatctataattttcactatggttattgacctaatttcaagtaattattcaatgagcttggctctcatcatcagtcccacgttggtacgacatgtctttctgtcacgttattctttatattaaaataacgattagcctcctgcttggcatcagtcggtaaagcatgagatttaatataattagggcgtggttttctaatagtattcagtcttaaaaaatcttgataggcctagatatgggcttctccaataactcttgtaattcaataataataaatatatatatataaatgatacttatactatagagatgaggaatataaaataaattgcacaccatgaaaattttacacatatattacataaataatgcaaagatcagtcgaggcaaaaaatatatatagagcgataaaaaatataatataaaaatagaacaatatttgaaatcaataaaaatatcacaggctaactttatattctagatttatggcacgaatcattaccatgtgcctttatcttgaaatcatatgcattctttggcatgtagctgtgacatgtacttgctaatacttgtctgcttggataattcaatcataaatatgtgctctaagatcagcttgataaattagccactaataatcccaatatatatataactaaaatctctagtatttagtagagttatttgtattgaatatatatttttatctcagggtgcaagattcggcacctgacggaataggtagagccattcatctagtgaattagaactatgataaattatcgcaaattgtattgcaaaaaaattaaatattatatgcataggttttaatagcctagatttcgtacttctttgattaaatagaaatttctaaaatattgatctatatatttttctttcaattaaatacctttaatactaatttttacttgcgcaagtattactcttattaatttctcaatttataataaccctttcggcgagctagctttgatcatcagattaattcgaagcactagggcgcccatcactaaattcaaatttaaatcactcacgtgtcgaaaatcttcttgtaagccgccgatgtcgatccaactccatgcggtccgggaatatggtagccggaatcgtctcctccaaggggttataaatttaattaaaatgaaaaatgacttctgcttcacaatagcatcacgaagtcttttaagaaatttaataatttactttaaatttaaatttttacaaaattattaataaggtaattcgctctaaaatatttggggtcctcttatggtggcatctggctggcgagtgctggttcttccttctcaagttttacagatcctctttccgactttcaaattagcataaaatttaaatatctcaatcttccgccattaaattcaaatagatcttacaaaaaatgccaaaatattgcttagattatatgattaataatttctttgcattcgagccatattgataacatagattacacaaatttttacacaaaatctactacaattatataaatatatacaaatattcctGAATCGGCCCACAGTTGCCGCCCAtcaactgccgttttactattggtgcatgcaaattttattaggtattcatgcgcctggtaactctcacttcctgaatacattaaattatttttatttggttttttatttatgctctttgcatgctagttaatattatatatattaatattaattccatgctaactaataattagccacgtggacgggtgttttttcacattgcacaccatccgaatgcaataaagctctgccaaggggttttggtcagattctacgttcttcggtttgatcgatctctaggtcaccgatctgtgaatacatctacctaacctcaatcttcaaatattttataaataatctatttatgagtaataaacttccttcaaatccttttcaagttcttgtaccatttagccagaacaagctgatgctatcttatcttgattattatctgcttggcgatattagccaattactttatttttagacctattactatttctgttagggcttttcatctacccagatttaaatatgttacagcACAGAATAATCTGAAAAGCATTTTGAAGAGCACCTTATCATGAGGATCTGAATTTTTGGAAAgtgatataaaataaaatattatttattcaaacgaGGTCTCAATTTGATTCATAATTTAGATCATTACAATCAATCAGAAGCCACATCAGAGGGATACTCGGGCACAAcctatcaaaatataatttatctacAACTACAAGAGAATTGAGTaaggagaataataataaataggaCATTTTCTCCACATAGACGAATCTGTGTGTCGGGAATTAGTTCCATGAATCTAaatcaattgaaacaaaatgtAGATAGGATAACACTAATATTTCCACAAAGATCAAGTTAAGACTTAATTTAATACAAAAAAGAAGTTATGGCAAAAATTACAAAGACATATCTCTCATTCGAGCCAGATATGAGTCACGGAATCTGGATTCACATAAATATGAATTCATACTGTTTAATCAGGAgactaataaaaaataatgcatACTCACACATAAAcgcaatttaaataaaaatatataaaaattaaagatgGTTATTAACTTACATACAGTCTTTTATCTTTTACTACTTCTATAAACAGCAAATATGAGAACAGCTACAGCAGTTGATATAGTGGTGACTATACCAATTTGTTTCTTGTTCAACAGTCTTTCCGGTTTTGTTTTCTGAAAACAGAATGACAAAGAATAATAACAACAGTGAATATTTTACTTTTGAATAGGAGAATTACTTTACAATAATGAAAACAAGATAAGAAATGTTCGGTAATAATGCGCACATGTGTTGAAGTTGGAAGTTTGGATGAACTTGAACTATGGCTGACAGATTAACAGCAACAAAAGCAAATATTACAGATGATGATTTCttgaaatattatagaaatgcaCTCTATAGTACTGTACTATAACTAATGCAGTACGAATGcactgtaggcctactatagCAATACCTATTATTACTTAATAGTAATAGGTATTGACtatagtatagtgaggtccacgttataatgacagtatttgattaacattggtgttgctatccttgtctatcattcgacaaagccggttgtactatccttttctagctccacaacgatgccaattatgtttttgacaatgtagaaatataattaattaaggcagcgaatcggcaacgctattctcctatcttcatccactgccattataacgtgaacctcactatagatactttAAAATCATGTTTTAGTGACTGACTATTCGTCGTAATACGTAGGCTACTCGTGCAAATGTGTGCTGCTAATCTGTTTCGAAagatttgaaaaagtgaataagtACGCTACATTGTAAAATATCCAAAATATATGCTGTACAGAATTTTTTCAAGATATGGTTGTTTCATTATattaaattcaatgaatagttATCACATTTATATTAGGTTGTTGATCCACATTTTCGTTTACTGATCACAAAAGTAAGATCAGCAATAAAGGAAAACATAATTGTTGAATTATATAggcattatattttttataatgcatTACGATTTTTGGAGTGAACCATTGAGAAGGTTTAGAAGCTTATTAGAATACCAACCAGTGTAACTGCGTAACCAAATCAAACCAATCTTGTTTCCgtctaatttttcaagattattcTGGGAACACAAATATTTGTGTTGACGGAAATGCTGACGGAATCTCTTTTGgactaattttcaatcaaaattcgggaatggaatagtaagggctataagcctgtttttccatttccaatcattttatgattaggTTACGTGTTTTTGTCTCTgttgaatacataaataataaattaataaattattgtttatgaATTCTGTCAGCTTGACTAGTTGAAAAGAACATAcaacttgaataattttcacctatacaaaaattaaaatcctCTTGACTGAAAATTGCCAGCTTGAAAAATCGAGAGGGAACAGAATTACCTTACTTTGTAAAACAtgaaatgaatttgatcaatttaATCGGGAATCTAATATAGCAACTTGATATTTGTTTGATTAGTATAGAAATAACTACATAGTACccttaaatatatatatatatatatatatatatatatatatatatatatatataggctaaACACTAAGTTACTAGTTTCTGGTTTCAAGTGTTTTTTCAGAATTCTCAAATTCAAAAGACACTTTAAGATGGCTTGAAAGCTGAAACTAGTAGTGTTTAcaaaaaaaagttttaaaaagggTCCTATGtagttatttctatattaaaaCAATTCAAGTAGTCCTATTGGAATACTTTATTTGATATTTGTTActaattttcagaaaaattaaaaatatatttgaaactattattagGTATgtaaattggaataattttatttatatctttataattcACTCGCTTTGAATATTTAGAGTAAAGTTTGTAAGTGAAAAGCTCCAAATCATGTTAATCGATAAATAAAAACATGTAATCGAGTTTCATAAAAAATACATCTTTAACAGATTTCTTTGGTTCAATGTTGATTTCTGTTAATTATGATATCATGGtaataatgaaatcataataaaaGAATTTTGATAGTGTAAAAAGTACCCTAAGTACTCTGATCAACAATTAAGTACCGTGTTTCACAGTACAGTTTCAGATAactaaaatcaattaatatgATCAGTAGAGATCATTCAGAACCGCAATCCAGGAGTAGTATGATTTGAGTGATACCCgcttgaatgaaaaatgaagtttgaaaatTACCAATTTTGTGTGTAGTGATTCAATCCGCTTCAGAAGAATGCCATTCTGGGTTTCAGCATCTTTGCAGAGGTCTTCTATGACGCTGGCAGTGGTGAGTTTATCAACAAGCATATTGCGAACGCCTTCTGTTTTCAGTCGAATCCTCGTGTACGCCAGAGCTGCATGTAGCAGACTCAATTGTTTCAATGTATTCGTGCAAAGAGCCATGGCGTCTTGTTGGCTGTCGAAAAGAACATgaaaaaacttgtaaaaaactGGCATgttgattaaaaattatcatatcattggaatataatgaataatttataaaataattaatcttTAGAATATATAATCCTATTTCTTCATCCTTAACTTGTTACAAACAATTACAAAACTAGACCATTTGGATAAATTTAATTTACTTGTTCTAAACACCGACTAGACAATAATATTTCACAAGTAAACACATTCCCCTATTTTACCATACCTTTTACAAATTGCCATAACGTCTATACTCCATTattgaagttttattttgtctgagatcaataaatttaatagctGATCCTTATCTCATCTAAAATGTGCAATATACCAATCCAATGCttaattttgtttgaaataatcaataacaaTTAAACTTTATATATGGTATTGAACTTTTATATAGCCTTCAATATTGATTTTGACATTTAAAAGTGAACTTTGTATCATCCTTataaagttattattttatttgcaagtattctattgtatattttatattgttatacAGTATTGTACCTTGTGtgtgtaaatgaatgaattgtaaTTGATGTAGTGGATTCACAGTATTGTAAATTAACCATGTATGATTGTATgtaagttgtgtttcttttctggctcaaaactTTTTAgcaaaattactaaaaaaattttaattggtagagatttgagtgaaatatttttgtttttaattagtttttgaatatcaacattttaaatttttagttttgaagtggaaattgaaatttttgaagtgaaaagtgaaatcataacctcattcttttttgaaacttttatttgtaaaaatttgggagaagacagttttgggctatgcctgttgtgttctcccaatcatattatattgtaattatgatttgtaattgtcaataaaataaatgaatgaatgatagatGAAAATTTCTACTCTTTTGGAAGTGAtagatatttttgattttttgggATTGGATCAACAAAcgctattttttttttaattggaattAATAGTTCTACGTCTATATGTTTTAAATCTGCAGGTGCTTGATATAGTAGCTGCACTCAACTATCTATATGTACTAACAGTTAGTATTTATATAGATCGTTGGCTGCAGTAGGAGATGGTCAGTGCGTTAGTGGCAGGAGAGTTTAAAGCTCACAAATCAATCAGAACTGCTGTTTCTCTTACCTAATACTTTATTATGAAAAGTTGTCAATTTAAATCTATTATAAATCCTAACCAATTCAGTACTTCTTCAGAATTAATTTCAGTTGATTAAATCTTagtattcattttattctaacCACATACATACTTTGGACAAAATGCCTAATTGCAGCGATATGTTGGTATTATTTAGTGAGCTTGAAACCCTCGACCAAGCACCATCTATAGCCTATAGGTGAGCCTACTAAAGcatattttaaaatagaaagttgcaattgttgatttttaaatgaattgatccAAGAAGATTTATTTCATGATAGAATAAATCAAACGCGAGTTATAAATATCATCTACTTTTAAATAGGAACAcactaataattcattttccgTTTTGATTTACACTGGGCAGTTTTAAGTTTGAAACTGATGTGTGTCAGATGTAACAACTCCACAtagtatattaatttatatgaaaAGTAAATTTGAGAAGTGCGAGATCTGAGAAACAtccattattaaatatttgttgaaaacaaCTGGAAATTTCTTGGAAAAAAATGGTCTTATATTTCTGATGAAATCCTCATAAAGTCTAATTTTAAAGGTTGCCATGCAAAATCTTTATCAGAGCAACAATCCAATTTACTAGGAGGCCTTACGTGCTCAATGGCCACtgaaaaaatacataacaaaaACACGTTCTCatacatgaaaaacattatagAACTCTTgaaggatatttcaaaataacaaaattaaatctaaaaaatctatTACCTGAATGTAAGATTTAATTCCTTTTGGGTGTGATTTTTCATCCTTATGTTTTTGAACTCTTGTATTTTTTCAGCTATACAATGACAATCATGGTCATCCTCAACGCCAATTTCTTTTATGTCTTCTAATGTCATAGATAGGAGAACTTCTAATGTTATACCATGTTCTTCAAACAATGCCACATATTGAGACTGGCTGAATCCATGCAAGAGCATAGTCACTTCACTTGCACTGCTTTccctgaaaaaaaaaaattactcaaGGTATAACACCAGTATAAAAAACCTCATGACATCTATGTGAATCAAACTATCCTgtttatgtaaaaataaattcaattccaatttttattaggtattcattttaaatttaatcaaCTCAAACAAGTTGATATACTCATTAATGCGAAGAACACAAATCATCACTTCTCACATCACAAGTGATAAGTTTTGATACAATTCTTGGAATTCTTTGTTCAATTTTACTTTTGCAGTTACAGTAGATTAATGGTTTAATACTCAATACTCAGCCAATATCCTAAAGCCTAGGCCACACCAAACTCGCtcccgcggcggtagcgaagttaaAAAAttcgctttccatgttattaaatTGAGCAGGCCACACCGAGCTCGTTCCCGCAGAGGGAGTACCTCGGCGGTAGTTTCACTTGGCCGTGCCAGGCGAACTTTTGAGACGTCTGCTGGTGGTACTACCGCCGAGGTAGCGAGCTCGGTCTGGCCTGCAcaattgaataacatggaaagcgagTTTTAAAAGTTCACCTTCGGTAGTGCGCTGTGGTTGCCGGCCTTCTCCCACTACTAGAGAACCACACtcatcaaaacaaaaacaaaaccaaactaccgctagcggacgtttttTGGAGTGGCCTGAATTACCACCGCGGGAGCGAGCTCGCTACATCTAGCAGACGTTGGTGTGGCCAGTGCTTAATTAGCTATGAATATAAAGAGCTTCTTCGGAAGATTTTTAGAAGAAGAAACTCTAGATATTTAAAATCGTGGTTTATCAATTTAACAAACATTAATAGCATTAAATTTTTCACCAAAATgacacttcaaattttcaacatgaaattatgCATCAATGTTTTAATCGAGAAcctctcttttcaaaaaaagttattatgTAAAAACTGATATAGATTTATTACAGAATTATCATTGTGATACATATTATCTTGCTGTAATTATGATCTTCTATTAAAATGTGATTCTCTTTCCTACTGATAACTTAGTAGCTAAGTAACGGTTGACTGAAATActtaattaatattgtattgttctacaaattaaaatagaaCCAAAGTTGAGTTGATTAAACTTATCATCATTACtttaatttttatcataattttacAGGTACTTGCACAAAAAAACTGGAAAAGTTTACAGCAAGTAGTTGTTTTTGGCCTAAAACATAAGTTACTGAATAAGAACAAATTACAgatcttattaataataatttttttagataGCCAAACGTAGGTTTGACAATCCTCGGtttttaaaattacaaattgttttgtgATTAAATTCATGATGCATATAAATGTTTAAGATCTTTGAACACCGGTAGTTGTCAGTGCTACTAAGTTATAGTGATACCTATATTTTAtctacataattattaattgaatgaaaaccaGGATCATAACTCACAATATAGGTACATCCATTATTTGTAGaggttttgaatattttcttatacgattgataaatgattaattaattgagAAGCTGCATGATCAAAAAGTGAAAGCAAGTGTTAATTATTTAGGTTAACTCTTGTTTATTTATCAAGAAGTTACCGTATAACTTTTTTCAACattaatctaaagaagaattaAAATAAAGAGATACTTTAGAGGATCAACAAATCTTTTATAAAGTAATGAGAATGATttgttattaattataatttaaaatatcacttaaaaAACTCTACCACACAAACGATTATAAACAGAACAGCAACAAAAAGCAGAAAGTTGAAATTGGAACAGAAACTCACAAAATCAGCTGTCTCAGACTCAATGCCATTTAGATGAATATTGAGGTCAATGCAAAGCTGATGGCACTGACAATATGGCTATTTCATAACCTAGAAATTCTGTATTTTTTGCTACTCACCGTATCAGTCAATCAATTTATCATGTTCTGTAGTTGAAGACTAATTTAATTTACCATACCTACACATTCATATTTTATAGAATGAGTGAAAGTAGTATTCGTTTCCTTTTGTATATATTCATCACTTTTAATTCAATTCTTGGAATTTCTtctgttgaaaatattattggctGTAATGGCTTCGTGAAAAGTGAAATCGCTGTTGATTACTCTCAGATTGGAATCAAACTGTAAGTATAAGAACCCTGTGTtctaattaaaattaatatatattctaCTATAATATTGCTTTTATTGCACAGGTTATTGTTTACATTCTTATTTTGGCTTTGAGAGTGTCGTTTAGTTACCCACCTAATCTGAGTCAACAATTcgatttcaattttctatcattTCAGGATGTTATCCTAATGACAAAATCACCAAAATTAGCCGGCTTCCATTcacaattaaatttcaaatattacttGATAATATTTCTTTGCATTATAGACATTAGACGCCTTTATAACGCTGCAACACTCTTGCGTACAAATGAAGTCGGGTGTAGTTGTGCAGAGTGTGGATGGCTACTATGCCACCGCTCGCCATCATTCGGCCCTTAATAGATGTATAAACAGCTTGGCAAGACCCAGCAAGAGGCTTGTGGCGCTGGCACCATGTTTGCTTGTCTAGTCATCAAAAAATTAAGCGAAGACAAGCCGTGCTTATTGTAGGAGAGCGGTGGCCTAGAATAGTGTATAGCTATACACTATCCTTGAGCGGTGGCTTGGTAGCCATCCTCACTCTATCGCTCATCTTCATTATTTATACGTACTTGGCAATAGTGTAACGCCGGcatcaaaattattctttttataTTCAGTCaacctgaataaaaatataataccaAAGTTAAGTTAAATAGTTAAGTTATGTTCCGATCAATTCCTTAGCAATGACTGTAGCCGCACGACTATAGTCGCCGGGAATCGGCTGCTATTGCTATAATTGTCAAATatatacagcaatagactgcaGCCGTTTGTACTGTCGTCGCACGGCTGGAGTCGTACAGTCGTCGTTTAGGAATTGGACCTTTAGGGTCAAGCCATATGAGGCGTTATCCTGACGAGTCAGCAGGgaaggaagctctccgattgactGATTGGGTTGCAGTTTGGGAATTAGCTGATAATCTACGTTTATTCCAAAGTGGTTTAAAAAAGAGGGTGTAGGtcttttagaataaaatgtcAGAGAGGTGATTTGAGGCGAATTGTCGAAGATGCCAAGGTCCACGCCGGGCTGTAGCGCTGTCTTGATGACCTACTTACCTGAAGACAAATTTCAGAATTATAAAATCGATTTAATATGTTACTTGGGCCTTTAACATTTATGTTCAGTATGTTTAacaaaatcactaaaaatagCTTGGCCAcctaagggccaagccacatgaagcgtttctCA comes from the Nilaparvata lugens isolate BPH chromosome 1, ASM1435652v1, whole genome shotgun sequence genome and includes:
- the LOC111062150 gene encoding uncharacterized protein LOC111062150, whose translation is MDVPILESSASEVTMLLHGFSQSQYVALFEEHGITLEVLLSMTLEDIKEIGVEDDHDCHCIAEKIQEFKNIRMKNHTQKELNLTFSQQDAMALCTNTLKQLSLLHAALAYTRIRLKTEGVRNMLVDKLTTASVIEDLCKDAETQNGILLKRIESLHTKLKTKPERLLNKKQIGIVTTISTAVAVLIFAVYRSSKR